In Lolium perenne isolate Kyuss_39 chromosome 5, Kyuss_2.0, whole genome shotgun sequence, the sequence ccaaatatggagaaggcccaacaaggcaacccgaagaagtagtcgactaggactcttgtaaaaccctaggctggttgcatatataaagatagccagggcacccgaaatagagaggccaacatatagacaatagatagacaacatagctccgcctatggcggcaccctgtaaacatacatatgatcatatactggattgctagcagcacgtagggatcctccaccgaggggacccgaagctgggtacgtcgtgtgcctaatctcgaccccggaatctccatcatcgccctctcccgaaacccaagtctacaatacgtaggcattggcgaggtgatccttCGTCACACGGCATCCTGCAGCGCAATGTTGGAAGAAGATTCTGTGTACgctgtcacccgaggagcttcaaaccgaacatcggctggtagaactgcttcggctccatgcaccaggaagaacggggtgtactgagtcgacctgttaggtgtggtgcgcaaactccatagcacagatggtagCTCCTCGATCCAGGCTCCAGCCGCGCCTATAAGGcatttcttgaggccatcccctattagaccattgatcctttccacctgcccgttggtctgtgggtgggccactgatgcaaacttcaatttgattcctccgtcGTCACAAAACTTTCGGAATTCTTTGGAGTCGAAATTAgatccattgtctgtgacgatgctgtggggcattcCAAACCGACAAGTTATTCCTCTGAAAAACTGAACTGTTGTTTCGGCCTTCTGGTTTTGAACGggcactgcctcgatccacttagtgaacttgtcgactgcgaccagtaaGTACGTGTGCCCTCCAGGCGACGATCTCGGCAGCGgcccaacttggtcgagtccccactgGGCAAAGGGCCAAGCTAGAGGTATTGTCATTAGATCTGTTGCAGGGGCGTGCGGCCTTGGAGAAAAGCACTGACAGGGGTCACATTTCATGActagatctcgagcatccgacgctgccgttggccagtaaaatcctgtccTGAAGGCCTTTGCTacaagggccctgcttcctgcgtggtgtccgcaggttccctcatgtatctcgcgcaacagtgtttttccatcgtcaatggcgatacacctttggaagatacccgagatgctacgcttgtaaagctcaccattGACCACAGTGAAGGCTTTTGACCGTCTGACGATCCGCCTTGCTTCCACAGAATCCTCCAGCAGCTCCTGCTTCGTTAGGTATGCtaggaatggtttggtccatagcggctcgaggaggaggacttgctcCGCTAATGAAGGTGAAGGTTCTTCGACAGTTTGTTGCTGGCTTGCCGCTGATTCATCAGTCGACAGTTTTGAGGGTGCCAAAACTTTCTCTTTTATCGATCGCTGAGCAATGACTTCATAGaacactccgtctgggatgggggagcacatggacccgatattcgccagagtgtcagcttcctcgttgctggctctgccgatatgtttgagctcgcatccttcaaacttggcttccatattttgatacaactgtcgataggcgatcatgttgtcattgactgcatcacataagttcatcgactgctgcaccaccaagtttgagtctccatagatttctaggcgagttgccccgcatgccttcgccatcctcattccgtgcagcagcgcttcatactctgcttcattgttcatcggcagggagaaattcatacgtagtatatatttcatcttatctccctgtggtgatatcaatatcactcccgctcctgcgcccgtgctccgttttgacccgtcgaaatacattgtccatgatcccgacatgtcgggtgctgctggtgtctgcgactggatccaatctgccacaaaatctggaaGGACTTGGGACTTTATCGCtgttcgattaacgtaagttatgtcgtgtggcgctatctcgatggcccattgggacactcgacccgtggcttctgggttagtcattatgttcttcaatggtgcttcacttacgacgacaatcgggtgctccgtgaaataatgacgcagcttgcgagccgacttccatactgcatacgccagcttctgatgatgagggtatcGCTGCTTCGCGGGTGTGAgtacttgatacgtccaaaacgtatctactttcccgaacaattttgctattgttttgcctctaatttttgtattttggatacaactaacacggactaatcctgttttcagcagaattgctctggtgtctcgtttttgtgcagaaattcaactttcaggaaaatccccggaatttatgtcgaagggcttatttttccagaataatcacggagccagaagggcagacctgggggaggcccaggccccccagacaacaggccggcgcggcctggaggggggcgcgccgccctagcgtgtggccccctcggctggcctctgacgccccctctggactacttaagggtttcgatataaaaacgcgagacgggaagtcgaagtcgccataaACCATCCAGtatgccgccaccgtcgcgaaactccgtctcgggaccagaaactccgttctggcactccgccgggacggggaattggaggagatcatcgccatcatcaccaccgacgcctctccatcgaccagcaatgtttctcccatccatgtgtgagtaattcccctgctgtaggctgaaggggatggtagggattggatgagattggtcatgtaatagcataagattgttagggcatagtgcctagtgtccgtaattggtactttgatgatattgttgcaacttgttatgcttaatgcttgtcactagggcccgagtgtcatgatctcagatctgaacatgttattgtttcatgatgatatgcattgttttatgatcttacctgcaagttgtatacacatgtcgttgtccggaacccgaggccccaaagtgacagaaattgggacaaccggaggggaaggcggtgatgtgaggatcacatgtgttcacggagtgttaatgctttgctccggtactctattaaaaggagtaccttaatttccagtagataccctagaggcccggctgccaccggctggtaggacaaaagatgttgtgcaagtttctcattgcgagcacgtacgactatatacggaacacatgcctatggattgcttagtacttggacaccgttttattattatctgcaaatgccctgctttgattgttacatgagtttctctcatccatgcaacgcccgtcatccatccctgtgcctacagtattttaatcctgctgtttactataatcactactgctgtctttgttacactgttgctgatatttcactaccatcgctataaactgttacattatcgataaactcttgcgagcaagtctgtttccaggtgcagctgaattgacaactccgctgttaaggctttcaagtattctttgtctccccttgtgtcgaatcaataaattgggttttacttcccgcgaagactgttgcgatcccctatacttatggctcatcaagactattttctggcgccgttgccggggagcatagctttatttggaagttcacttggattgatactgttcgctgcaaattctccatcatgggtaaatctcgcgatcctaaagtcgccatattaccatccactacaagaaaagttacaactctgagtacctctgctactcttgattcaccatctgtgataagtcaacttgtttcaccaccgcaagcttcacttgctggtacttctgtgaatctgaaaattcttataatattgataatctttctgctgtgcttgatgatagtggttcattgggatcttttctagatgctacaattgctaggtctagacaaattgaaaatactgaaactcctaatgaaaatgctgctacacctgttagttcacctgagtctgttgaatattctagtgatgatcctgatgaggattatgtggaacttgatgatgattttattaatagatgcaatgctactgctgatgcaagaaaaattaaaaagtttctcgcacaacatactgttagatataagctgtctcatGATCCTAAAttcgccacatctcctataaacattaaggataaagattatgatttttctcttgatttatctcatatagctattgttgtgaaaacacccttttgtggtactgaaaaagaaagtgctgtagaacacatgaatgaactttcttctatgagtagcttgttttctgatgatgtcaagatgcgtacttattttgttgctaaaaattttcctttctcattaaaggatgatgctaaaacttggtataatagtttgcctcctggttctattaatagtccaagtgatttgcttgatgttttctttcggaaatactttcctgctagtgctcaacatgttgctttacagaaaatttatagctttgaccaggaaaatggagagaaattgcctgaagcttgggcaagattttgctctcttatcagagctcgacctggacatgatttggaaaagcatgatttacttgatatattttatagtggactaatcgttgagtctagagcatacatggatagttgtgctggttgtgttttcaggaaaagaactccagacgaagctgaagaattattggctaaaataggccggaatcatgatgattggactacacctgaacccatGGGCGGAGCTGCATATAGCTAGCCTGGTGCACGTGCACCAGGGTCGAAAATCTTGCTAGTTAGCGATTAGTAGTAGATATGTAGCTGTGCACCAGGGTATACGAGCGGTGGTGCACCAGGGCCAGCAAATTTTTCCACTTTCCAGTTTTCACCGTGTGGGCTATTTGGCCTTTTAGGCATGAGGGCATGCATCAAGCCCTGATAGCTCATCTAATTAGTAATTACTAACTACCAACTACAAGACGTACGGGAGGCCTAGTGCTAATGGGCCAGATACTATCATACTAATCGATCGATCGACCACATCGGTACATCACGCACCATAAGTTGGTTCAGCTTCCCATCGACTTATCCTTTTCCTCTCTGACTCTGCGCGACTGCGCGACGCCGCGACCTACCGGACGACGAGACGACGTGCCGACTGCTGACGGTATTCCTTGGCTCCTTGCGCGCCTCCAAAATCGAGCATCCGAGGCTGCTGTGGGTCTGTGGAGCCGTCCCGATCAACGCCCGCTCCGTCGTTGTCAAGGTATTTCGTTAACATGCCCTAATTTAGCAATCCGAATTTTTAATTCCTTTGACCAGATTGGTGTGAAGTGGAGAATTCAAATAATTTGATTAGCACTTTTTAAATCAAATGCAGATACATGGATAGGTATCTTCTAAAACGCAAAGCCCCATCGCAGAATGAAGATGATTTCAATTGGGAAGAGGAGATTAAGTATGATCCGGGACAAAGGAAAAAAATAGAAGATTATCATCCTAACCTCAAGGACTTGGTAAGAAGGAAGTACTTAGTTAATGGACCATGCCAACCTCGCACTTGTGAATTTCCGCCCACACTGATGGGGGGCAAAAATAGAAGATTTAATCCTGATTGGTTTGATGAGTTTGGTAGTTGGCTTGAATACAGTGAGTCCAAAAAGAGGGCATATTGCTTTTGTTGCTTCTTATTTAGGGACCGAGGCAGTAAGAAAGAAGCTGGGTATGAGGCTTTTGTTGTGACTGGTTGGAATAGATGGAGCAAAAAATCAAACCTAAAAGATCATATTGGTGATGTCGGCAGTGTCCACAATCAAGCACTAAAAAATTGTGATGCTTTGCTTAGAAGAGATGCGCACATTGATGTTGCTATTCAGGTACAAAGTGAAGCTGCAAAGGTTGCTTATTTCACGCGACTAAATTCTTCAATTGACACAGCTAGATTGTTATTGAAACAAGGATTGCCGTTCCGAGGCCACGATGAGTCAAAAGAATCGCTCAATAAAGGGAACTTTCGGGAATTTCGTGATGCCCTAGCAGAACATAATCCATCTTATGGCAAGGCATTGGGACAAGATGCTGCAGGCAATTCTGTTATGGTGTGTCCTGAGGTCCAAAAGGATATTGCTAGCAGTTTTGCAGGTGAGATAATGAGTTCTATTCTCAAAGAAATTGGCCATGGTGTGTTTTGTTTGCTTGTTGATGAGTCCAGAGATGTCTCTTGCAAAGAGCAAATGGCCGTGGTCTTGCGGTATGTCAATAGTTCTGGAATCGTGAAAGAGAGTTTTGTTGGTCTTGTTCATGTGAAAGAAACAACATCGTTATATCTCAAGTCGTCAATTGATTCTCTCTTCACAAAATATAAGCTGAGTTTCAAGCAAGTTCGAGGACAGGGGTATGACGGTGCTAGCAACATGCGAGGTCAGTTTAATGGTCTCCAAGCATTGATCATGAGGGAAAGTAGCACCGCATTTTATGTTCATTGCTTCGCACATCAACTTCAGTTAGTCGTTGTGGCTGTGGTAAGAAAGCATATTGGAATTGGTAATTTCTTTAATATGATCTCTGTCTTGTTAAATGTTGTGGGTGGATCTTCTAAGAGAAGAGACATGCTTCGAGATATAAATCTTGAGGAAGTGCAAAAGGCTTTAGGTTGTGGAATGCTAAAAACTGGAACGGGTTTAAATCAAGAGCAATGTCTTCAAAGACCTGGGGACACTCGTTGGAATTCCCATTATAAAACACTTAAAAGTTTGGTTGATATGTTTCAAGCTGTTGTCAAAGTGTTAGAGTTTgtggaagaagaagatgatgatagAACAAATAGAGAGCAAGCAAATGGTCTCCTGGTGTACTTCCAATCATTTGATTTTGTCTTCTTTTTGCATCTCATGTTGACTATCTTAATAGCTACCAACATATTGTCAGCAGCTCTCCAAAGGAAAGATCAAGATATTGTGAATGCCATGAGTTGTGTCAAGTCAACTAGATGTCATTTGGttgatcttagagaaaatgggtgGGACTCCGTTCTATGTGATGTGCATGCATTTTGTGAGAAACATGATATTATCATGTTAGAAATGGAAGAAGCATATATCAATCCCAAGAAGAAACGACAGAATACTGGTATTACCAACCAACACCACTATCAGGTTGATTGTTTCAATGGTGTTATTGATTGGCTAGTGCAAGAGTTTGATAGCCGTTTCAGTGAGACGTCCTCCAACTTGCTTATATGGTCAGCCGCTTTGAGTCCGAGAGACTCGTTTCATGATTTTCATTTGGAGAATTTGATGAGCCTCGCCAAACTTTATCCTAGTGATTTTGACTATGGAGAACTAAGGGATTTAAGACATCATCTTTGCCTCTACATTGCTGATGTGCGTGCAGACGATAGATTCTCCAACATACAAGGTATTGGTGATCTTTCTAAAACAATGGTGGACACGAGGAAGCATATTTGCTATCCTTTGGTTTATCGGCTTTTgaatctagtacttgtgttgcctGTTGCCACCGCTACGGTTGAGAGGTGCTTCTCGGCGATGAAGCTCGTGAAAACTTATTTACGTAATCACCTCAATGATGATAGTTTGAGTGATAATGTCATCTGCTATGTGGagaaagaagaaatgaagaaagtCACCAACGATCAAGTCGTTGATCGATTCATGAAAATAAGAAATCGTAAATATTAAAAGGTAATATTCTCTACTTTAAAATAATTATAGTTGGTTATTTTATTTTGGTTGATAACTTGAATTTGCACTGCTAATTTACAGGTTTCGGAGGATTCAAGGCCGGAAGTTGTCTTTCTCTGGTATCGACTTTCTTTTGTGAGTCTCAATGTCTCATCATCAATTTATTATTAGTTCTGTCCATTTCGGCAAACGCTTGACCGTGCCTATTTGTGAGCATACAACGTGTCCTTCGTTTTGTTGGATTCTTTATGCTAAGACTCTTTAAATGCAACGTTATAAGTGaacttctgatttttttttttcatATTTCTTTATGTCAATGTAAGACTTGTGCACCTGGGTAAATTTTCCCTAGCTTCGCCcctgcctgaaccaactccgacaccaatattgaagaataggggtttgattaaattaaatgatgaagatatgagggaagccaagaaatctcttaaggagaaaggtattaaatctgaagatgtgaagaacttacctcccatagaagatttatgtaagataatttccccttcatccatgattgaggtaaactctcttcaacgctttactagggaagatattccgtattcgaaacctcctgctcaatgcttagatgagtttgataattatattgttaagcaagaaaattttaatatgagagtagagaatcatttaatggaaaattctcaagctattagaaatttgcatgatattgtggagagaacctccaatgatgttaagatgcttgttaaacatttcatatggttcaaactcaaattgatcaactcactaaagtgcaaaatgacttgttaaaaaataattctaaagagaaacatgcttatgaagtaacaactagaggtggtgtttctaccaagGATCCTCTATatactgaggggcatcccaaaagagttgaacaagattctcaacgaattgaacctagtgcttcttctaagaaaaagaagaagaaacataaaaatgttgtagaatcctctgaacctattaatgatcctaatagtatttctatttctgatgctgaaactgaaagtggtaatgaacatgacaatgataatgataagaatgatgcttctgataaagaagaagttgaagatgaacctgaaaagcatgctaaaaataaaaagtatactaaagaagattttactgctaagaaacatggtaatgaaagggaaccttgggttcaaaagcaaatgccttttcctgctaagaaactaaaatcaaaggaagaagaccattataataaattttgcgattggatgaaacttttattcttgcaaatccctttgactgatgctattaaattgcctccttattcaaagtatatgaaagatattgttaccaataaaaggaaaattcctaatgaggagatttccactatgcttgctaattactctttcaatggcaaagttccaaagaagttgggcgacctaggtataccgactattccttgttctatcaagaataattatgttagaactgctctatgtgatttgggagccggtgttagtgttatgcctttttctctttacaagagactttatttagaaaagttgataccgactgatatatctttgcaaatggctgataaatctactgctattcctgttggtatatgtgaggatgttcctgttcaagttactaataactgcttgatattaactgattttgttgtgttggaaattcctgaagatgataatatgtctattattcttgggagaccttttcttaacaccgcaggggctgttattgattgcaataaaggaaaagttactttcaatgttgatgacaaggagcataccgtttattttcccaagaggattgataaagtatgtggagttaatacaa encodes:
- the LOC139831600 gene encoding uncharacterized protein, with the translated sequence MGGKNRRFNPDWFDEFGSWLEYSESKKRAYCFCCFLFRDRGSKKEAGYEAFVVTGWNRWSKKSNLKDHIGDVGSVHNQALKNCDALLRRDAHIDVAIQVQSEAAKVAYFTRLNSSIDTARLLLKQGLPFRGHDESKESLNKGNFREFRDALAEHNPSYGKALGQDAAGNSVMVCPEVQKDIASSFAGEIMSSILKEIGHGVFCLLVDESRDVSCKEQMAVVLRYVNSSGIVKESFVGLVHVKETTSLYLKSSIDSLFTKYKLSFKQVRGQGYDGASNMRGQFNGLQALIMRESSTAFYVHCFAHQLQLVVVAVVRKHIGIGNFFNMISVLLNVVGGSSKRRDMLRDINLEEVQKALGCGMLKTGTGLNQEQCLQRPGDTRWNSHYKTLKSLVDMFQAVVKVLEFVEEEDDDRTNREQANGLLVYFQSFDFVFFLHLMLTILIATNILSAALQRKDQDIVNAMSCVKSTRCHLVDLRENGWDSVLCDVHAFCEKHDIIMLEMEEAYINPKKKRQNTGITNQHHYQVDCFNGVIDWLVQEFDSRFSETSSNLLIWSAALSPRDSFHDFHLENLMSLAKLYPSDFDYGELRDLRHHLCLYIADVRADDRFSNIQGIGDLSKTMVDTRKHICYPLVYRLLNLVLVLPVATATVERCFSAMKLVKTYLRNHLNDDSLSDNVICYVEKEEMKKVTNDQVVDRFMKIRNRKY